AGGCACTACCATCCGGGACATATATCTGGGCGCATTTGTGTTTATTGTCTGCGATATAATAGGCCTGCTCCTTGTCTTTTTATTCCCCCAACTGGCGTTATTTTTACCAGGTTTCATGAAATATTAACAGGGATATATATGAGCAACAGGGAAACGGTGACCTTGAAAGAATTCGTTAGATAATCGAGACCTGTGCGACAGTACTTTAATGATAAGGAAAGGAGAAACCATGTCAAAGAGATTCGTACTCAGAGAGCTGTCCCGCTACAATACGGGTATTTACGCTGACGTCATCTACAGGAACGCGCTCCTCTACGCCGACGAGATGGCGATCAAGTGCGGCGAGGAGTCAATAACCTTCGCGCAGTTTAACGACCGCGTCAATGCGCTGATACATGCCTTGCAGTCCATGGGCGTGAAGAAGGGCGATGTGCTCGGCATCCTCTCGTGGAACTGCCTCGAATACCCTGATGCCTATGGTGCGGCAATGAAGTTCGGCTTCATCGCCTCACCCTTCAACCCGAGACTACAGGATAACGAGCTCGATTACCTCATCAACTACTCTGAGTGCAATACCCTCTTCGTGGGACCGGAGCTCGTCGAACTCGTCAATCGCCTTAAGCCCCACATACCGAAGGTGAAGAACTTCATCTCCTTCGGGACTGCCGATGTCCCGGGGATGGTCTCCCACCGCACGCTCCTTGAAACCTTCCCGAAGGACGAGCCGGACGTGGATGCCCGGGAAGACGACCCCATCTTCCTTTTTTATACAAGCGGCACGACAGGCGTTCCCCGCGCAGCCCTCTACACCTTCGAGAGGGCCATGGATGATACCAGACGGTTCCCCACGGCCATGAGCTTAGAGCAGGGGGACAAACATGTCCAGATCATGCCCCTGTTCCATATCGGGGGCACAAAGAACTTCTGGGGGTATTTCTATGTGGCCGGCAGCAATGTGATCATGCCCCAGATGTCCTTCGATCCGGCCGCGACGCTCCAGACGATCCAGGATGAGAAGGCTACCGACATCCACATCGTGGCCACGCACCTCGCCGCCTTCCTCGCCCTGCCTGATGTCGACAGATATGACCTTTCGAGCCTGAAGCGTATGTTCTACGCTGCCTCCCCGATGCCGGTGGAGCTTCTGAAGCGGGGCATGGAGAAGTGGGGCCCGATCTTCATGCAGTTCTACGGCGGGACCGAGGACGGGCCGAACGTCACGATGCTCTCGAAGAAGCAGCACGACGTGGTGAACAGATCCCCTGAAGAGCAGAAGATCCTCGCGTCATGCGGTTTCCCCCACATCGGCGTCCACGTGAGGATCGTTGATGACCGGGACGATGATGTGGAGCCCGGAACGGTTGGAGAGATCATCGTGAAAAGCAAAGGGATCCCGAAGGAGTGGTGGCACAAGCCGGAGGAGACCGCCGAGACCTTCCTGAACGGCTGGGTACACACGGGCGACATGGGACGTTACGATGAGAATGGCTATATCTATATCGTCGACAGGAAGAAGGACATGATCGTGACAGGGGGCGAGAATGTGTATCCCCGCGAGGTGGAAGAGGTCCTTTACCAGCACCCGGCGGTACAGGAGGCTGCCGTCTTCGGTATACCCGATGACTACTGGGTAGAGAAGGTCCATGCCGCCATAGTTCTCAAACAGGGAGCGCAGGCGACTTCTGCTGAGATCGTCGAATTCTGCAAGACGAGGCTCGCACGCTACAAGGCGCCAAAATCCGTTGAATTTATGCAGGTCCTT
Above is a genomic segment from Syntrophorhabdaceae bacterium containing:
- a CDS encoding AMP-binding protein, whose translation is MSKRFVLRELSRYNTGIYADVIYRNALLYADEMAIKCGEESITFAQFNDRVNALIHALQSMGVKKGDVLGILSWNCLEYPDAYGAAMKFGFIASPFNPRLQDNELDYLINYSECNTLFVGPELVELVNRLKPHIPKVKNFISFGTADVPGMVSHRTLLETFPKDEPDVDAREDDPIFLFYTSGTTGVPRAALYTFERAMDDTRRFPTAMSLEQGDKHVQIMPLFHIGGTKNFWGYFYVAGSNVIMPQMSFDPAATLQTIQDEKATDIHIVATHLAAFLALPDVDRYDLSSLKRMFYAASPMPVELLKRGMEKWGPIFMQFYGGTEDGPNVTMLSKKQHDVVNRSPEEQKILASCGFPHIGVHVRIVDDRDDDVEPGTVGEIIVKSKGIPKEWWHKPEETAETFLNGWVHTGDMGRYDENGYIYIVDRKKDMIVTGGENVYPREVEEVLYQHPAVQEAAVFGIPDDYWVEKVHAAIVLKQGAQATSAEIVEFCKTRLARYKAPKSVEFMQVLPKTPSGKILKRELRDKYYAGKERKV